In a genomic window of Periophthalmus magnuspinnatus isolate fPerMag1 chromosome 3, fPerMag1.2.pri, whole genome shotgun sequence:
- the kifc3 gene encoding kinesin-like protein KIFC3 isoform X4, whose protein sequence is MFGTRKTWDLGHAPCLQELWKNDISLDASSLDFLMSDGEEDSSFLSLPSSAFPRRSSLSSELNESSSPTQHLLIQTLQEKVCEFQARLRSEEVTRHLLVQQLQQQNTDERTTVDSAKGSPAPALCNGVPLSEPSESDRPSAEEEQLVTRLQTQVEELEEKLLDQTQEVERLRSELGATDLEKQLERLVVENQRLKQELKICKSSEPASNNCPICSHSQNAESLQREVTRWESQARQRERRLVELERDLQEKSQKVETLHRELDQTTRQLQESERSQTEAEHKLSLRIQECEDELHRQATAPPRVKYVTQTVEVQSADSHKVISELQGKNSALQEQVSVQRQLLRELETQLHDSQRTCTQLRTQILVYEGEMERAQGRLEAEMQNLEEEKNRVIEEAFIRAESEMKAVHQNLAGVRMNLLSLQPALRTLTSDYNSLKRQVQEFPFMLDKAIAEAKQEICQVISEVSSTNQELLRKYKREMNLRKKCHNELVRLKGNIRVFCRVRPVSQEEQDSSDAKSMLSFDSDDDSLLYLSNKGKVMTFELDRVFPPKSTQEEVFQEVQSLVTSCIDGFNVCIFAYGQTGSGKTYTMEGVPENPGINQRALQLLFSEVTEKAADWDYTISVSMVEIYNETLRNLLGDNPTEKLDIKMHPDGSGQLYVPGLTKITVESPEDINRVFELGHMNRATACTNLNEHSSRSHALLIITVSGYNSTTATHTQGKLNLVDLAGSERISKSGAEGSRLREAQCINKSLSALGDVINALRSKHAHIPFRNSRLTYLLQDSLSGDSKTLMMVQVSPLSSNMSESVCSLKFAQRVRTVELSSSVSSRKHENSSTSSSPTHDSVELDSPPSTPGPLPISRASSAGSTLSTLSTTSRTPSGSRRRSQSQLSAGVFPICSSSSPFCGLIGRCSDRQLDRASPLVDGGQDD, encoded by the exons ACTCTCCAGGAGAAGGTGTGTGAGTTCCAGGCCCGGCTGCGCTCTGAGGAGGTCACTCGGCACCTGCTGGTCCAACAGCTACAGCAGCAAAACACAGACGAAAGAACTACTGTGGACTCAGCCAAAGGCTCTCCTGCACCTGCCCTCTGCAACG GTGTCCCGCTGTCAGAACCCAGTGAATCCGACCGTCccagtgcagaggaggagcagctcgTGACCCGGCTGCAaacacag gtggaggagctggaggagaagTTATTGGACCAGACCCAGGAGGTGGAAAGACTGCGCTCTGAACTG GGGGCGACAGACCTGGAGAAGCAGTTGGAGCGGCTGGTGGTCGAGAATCAGCGTCTGAAGCAGGAGCTGAAAATATGCAAGAGCTCAGAACCCGCCTCCAACAACTGCCCCATCTGCTCCCACAGCCAG AATGCAGAGTCCCTTCAGAGGGAGGTCACCCGTTGGGAGAGCCAGGCACGGCAGAGGGAGCGGCGTTTGGTGGAGCTGGAGAGAGACCTGCAGGAGAAGAGCCAGAAGGTGGAGACTCTTCACAGAGAGCTGGACCAGACCACAAGACAACTGCAGGAGTCAGAGCGCAGCCAGACTGAGGCAGAGCACAAACTCAGCCTGAGGATACAGGAGTGTGAGGACGAGCTGCACCGACAGgccacagcgccccctagagTCAAG TATGTCACTCAGACGGTGGAGGTGCAGTCAGCAGACTCTCATAAGGTCATATCTGAGCTCCAGGGGAAGAACTCTGCTCTTCAAGAGCAGGTGTCAGTGCAGAGACAGCTCCTGAGAGAGCTGGAGACACAGCTTCATGACTCCCAACGCACCTGCACCCAGCTGAGAACGCAG ATCCTGGTGTACGAGGGTGAGATGGAGCGAGCACAGGGCCGACTAGAGGCGGAGATGCAGAatctggaggaggagaagaaccgTGTGATTGAAGAGGCATTTATCAGAGCGGAGAGCGAAATGAAAGCAGTACACCAAAACCTCGCAG GAGTGCGTATGAACCTGCTGAGTTTGCAGCCAGCTCTCAGGACTCTCACCAGTGATTACAACAGTCTGAAGAGACAGGTGCAGGAGTTCCCCTTTATGCTGGACAAGGCCATCGCAGAGGCCAAGCAGGAG ATTTGTCAGGTGATCAGTGAAGTGAGCAGCACAAACCAGGAGCTGCTGCGGAAATACAAACGAGAAATGAACCTGAGGAAGAAATGCCACAACGAGCTCGTCCGGCTTAAAG GAAACATCCGTGTGTTCTGCCGCGTGCGCCCAGTCagtcaggaggagcaggactccTCTGATGCTAAGAGCATGCTCAGCTTCGACTCAGATGATGATTCCCTCCTCTACCTCTCCAACAAGGGCAAAGTCATGACCTTTGAACTGGACCGGGTCTTCCCTCCAAaatccacacaggaggag GTGTTCCAGGAAGTTCAGTCCCTGGTTACTTCCTGTATTGACGGCTTTAACGTTTGTATCTTTGCCTATGGACAAACAGGGTCAGGGAAAACCTACACCATGGAG GGTGTACCTGAAAACCCCGGTATAAACCAGCGTGCTCTGCAACTGCTGTTCTCGGAGGTGACGGAGAAGGCGGCAGACTGGGACTACACCATCTCTGTGAGCATGGTGGAGATCTACAACGAGACTCTGAG GAATTTGCTGGGGGACAATCCGACAGAGAAGCTGGACATTAAGATGCACCCTGACGGCAGCGGACAGCTCTACGTCCCCGGACTCACCAAGATCACTGTGGAGAGTCCTGAGGATATTAACAGG GTATTTGAGTTGGGTCACATGAACAGAGCCACGGCCTGTACAAACCTGAATGAACACAGCTCTCGCTCTCACGCTCTGCTCATCATCACTGTGTCTGGGTACAACTCCACCACTGCCACGCACACGCAAG GTAAGCTAAACCTGGTGGACTTGGCAGGCTCGGAGCGCATCAGTAAATCCGGCGCAGAGGGCAGCCGGCTCCGAGAAGCTCAGTGCATCAACAAGTCTCTGTCAGCACTCGGTGATGTCATCAACGCGCTGCGGAGCAAACACGCCCACATCCCCTTTAGAAATTCTCGCCTCACATATCTGTTACAGGACTCTCTGAGTGGGGACAGCAAGACACTCATGATGGTCCAG GTTTCCCCTTTATCATCGAACATGAGCGAGTCTGTTTGTTCGCTGAAGTTTGCTCAGAGAGTTCGGACGGTCGAactcagctcctctgtgtcttcACGGAAACACGAGAACTCCTCAACCTCGTCCTCGCCCACCCACGACAGTGTAGAG CTGGACTCTCCCCCTTCCACCCCTGGTCCTCTGCCGATCTCTAGAGCCAGCAGTGCGGGCTCCACCCTCTCTACCCTCTCCACCACCTCCAGGACTCCCTCGGGATCTCGCAGGAGGTCCCAGTCCCAGCTGTCTGCAG GTGTGTTTCCCATCTGTTCCTCTTCTTCCCCATTCTGTGGTCTGATTGGTCGGTGCTCAGACAGGCAGTTAGACCGAGCCAGCCCATTGGTGGATGGTGGGCAG